From the Gammaproteobacteria bacterium genome, one window contains:
- a CDS encoding DUF3320 domain-containing protein, translating into MEKVMGQESLEEPEVVDKSIRIQAVFSPKFNLAFFQNSVPVLLELALINDSDQELSDLTLTLSSTPSFLKTKIWHIDAVSLGKKFHISVRDLQLDSGMLGRLNESETIQVSVTLTSKDEPIADCEQVIDLLPRTQWSGIGHMPEMIAAYVQPNDAQVERLLKKAAAILRHYKKDAALDGYAGGPKRAWELASAIWAAIGSMGLDYALPPASFERTGQKVRNPGQVADAGLATCLDSTLLICAALEQCGLNPLIVFTQGHSFAGVWLKSEEFSTVVVDDVTALRKRVKLKELVVFETTLLTKRPCPALKRAIEQGEKQIAEEEERKFEMVVDIRRARLQRIKPLASDETRSTPLAQQQHEEQEAVFDEAPDLPDDEIRRTEEASGKPLDRLDLWQRKLLDLSLRNNLLNFRASKRAITLDAPDPGQLEDRFADGNTLKLRPRPELMNGSDMRDRSIHESRTQEDLYREHALDALRRNEVHVPIKADELDGRLTELYRTARATLSEGGANTLYLAVGFLSWSRDDKDDKRYRAPLILIPIVLNRKSMREGFSQTLHDDEARFNPTLVQMLRQDFELELPVAQGELPKDDHGLDIHKIWRQVSQAVKEIKGWEVSEEVVLSTFSFAKYLMWKDLVDRTDQLKQNPVVRHLIETPRDPYLSTVSFPDPKQLDQLHGPEETFCPLAADSSQLSAVMAAAKGKNFVLIGPPGTGKSQTIANMIAQCLAEQKTVLFVSEKIAALDVVYRRLRDVGLGDFCLELHSSKTRKLDVLQQLGRAWDSKGGIDANEWNREAGKLKALRDQLNGFVRQLHCKRHNGLTAYRAIGQIVAGQEIAKLGLQWPNMDAHDVDALDRLRALADRLDVNASEVGKIADSPLAQIFHDDWSPHWQQEIIQTAQQLVPKSGQLETSAESFSKALGLSVSNLDERSRHGLSLLANTLPKAAGYDWRFVLRPDVRRLMDDLEKGTQYIKQHQQTFQQLSAPYREEVIQIEVDGLNEQWQKAGKAFWPMSWLGKRSVQKVLAGFIQGKHQIDVAADLEKIKQLKGLEANISELDDLGAKTAGLWNGLKTRLDEAAQAQQFHQALSESIAALATDADTLTAIKSAMEKLLGDGNALLDAAGPVTGAGNHYLKALAAFNTALDGFASKAGVTVAEMMTNAGDSPAGIAELCTAIPPMEPKLHAWCAWRKVRKEAVSLRLEPLVVGIEQGLVELGNVQEAFEADYCRWWLNSMVDGDEVLRGFVSAEHEKRIANFNELDDRFTQLTQSYIHAGLCADLPDQDSVTKSSEWGILRREMQKKRAHKPLRELIGLMPGTITKLTPCLLMSPLSIAQYLSAETALFDLVVFDEASQIPVWDAIGAIARGKQVVMVGDPKQLPPTSFFNRGESGGDDDVDSDVETDLESILDECIGANLPTLNINWHYRSRHESLIAFSNHRYYGGELVTFPSPITDDRAVSFRWVEEGVYEKGGARINKPEAKALVNEVVAKLRDKHFQASKHTIGIVTFNSEQQRLIEDLLDEARRQHPDIEPYFSEDALEPVFVKNLESVQGDERDHMYFSIGYGPDVTGKVSMNFGPMNKSGGERRLNVAVTRARHALRVFSSLRPEQIDLSRTQSMGVRDLKHFLEFAERGARALAEAVTGSIGDYDSPFEEAVAEALRRKGWQVHSQVGVSSFRIDLGVVDPDAPGRYLAGVECDGATYHRSATARDRDKIRERVLRGLGWEIARIWSTDWWHDAAGALDKVHTELERLLEQQRAKHVERHKIETAVVEKTNVPKTICPAQQEDLVEEATLKVASSVYARNNASIEPEQKTDQLMFHDADPASVVTDVNPDTFFNAEYDAALQTMIAHVIEIEGPVRDDVLAKRIARAHGWVRTGNRIRDRVFQIAEKQYPITIEEVGRFFWPEEIDTSEWQVFRYSENGRRPVDEISSQELNALARHAHQKCDSVDDSVSEMARLIGVRRVMEEVRERLVNCISMNRGK; encoded by the coding sequence ATGGAAAAAGTGATGGGACAAGAGTCTTTAGAAGAGCCCGAGGTTGTGGATAAGTCAATTCGCATTCAGGCGGTATTTTCACCAAAATTCAATCTGGCATTTTTTCAAAACTCGGTGCCTGTATTGTTAGAGTTGGCTTTGATCAATGATAGTGATCAAGAACTAAGCGACTTAACCTTAACGCTCTCATCTACCCCTTCCTTTCTCAAAACAAAAATCTGGCATATTGATGCCGTCTCTCTAGGGAAAAAGTTTCATATTTCAGTTCGCGATTTGCAATTAGATAGTGGTATGTTAGGGCGATTGAACGAGTCTGAAACCATACAAGTCTCGGTAACCCTAACGTCAAAAGATGAGCCTATTGCGGATTGCGAACAAGTCATCGACTTGTTGCCACGAACCCAATGGAGCGGCATCGGGCATATGCCGGAAATGATCGCAGCCTATGTTCAACCCAATGATGCGCAGGTGGAGCGGTTACTGAAAAAAGCTGCAGCCATCCTTCGCCACTACAAAAAAGACGCCGCCCTGGATGGCTATGCCGGTGGCCCGAAAAGAGCCTGGGAATTGGCTTCTGCTATTTGGGCGGCAATTGGTTCCATGGGGTTGGATTACGCCCTCCCGCCGGCAAGTTTTGAACGCACCGGCCAGAAAGTCCGAAATCCGGGTCAGGTAGCTGATGCCGGGCTTGCCACATGCCTGGATAGCACATTGCTGATTTGCGCAGCCTTGGAGCAATGCGGTCTAAATCCTCTCATTGTGTTTACCCAGGGACATTCATTCGCAGGCGTTTGGCTTAAAAGCGAGGAGTTTTCTACAGTGGTGGTGGATGATGTCACCGCGTTAAGAAAGCGAGTAAAACTGAAAGAGTTGGTTGTTTTTGAAACCACCTTGCTGACAAAACGACCTTGCCCAGCCCTTAAACGAGCCATCGAACAGGGCGAAAAACAGATTGCTGAAGAGGAAGAGCGCAAGTTTGAAATGGTGGTTGATATCCGCCGGGCAAGATTACAGCGTATCAAACCGCTGGCAAGTGATGAGACTAGAAGTACACCATTGGCACAACAACAACACGAGGAGCAGGAAGCTGTATTTGATGAGGCCCCCGATCTCCCCGATGATGAGATTCGCAGAACTGAAGAGGCATCAGGCAAGCCACTTGATCGGCTCGATCTTTGGCAACGCAAATTATTGGATCTCTCTTTACGCAACAACCTGCTCAACTTCCGTGCCAGTAAACGTGCGATCACGCTCGACGCCCCTGATCCCGGACAATTAGAAGATCGATTTGCGGATGGCAATACCCTCAAGCTTAGGCCGCGCCCTGAATTGATGAATGGTTCTGATATGCGCGACCGCAGCATTCATGAATCAAGAACTCAGGAAGATCTTTATCGTGAACATGCGCTTGATGCATTACGCCGCAATGAAGTGCATGTGCCGATCAAGGCGGACGAACTGGATGGCCGCTTAACCGAGCTTTATCGAACTGCCAGAGCCACACTTTCAGAAGGTGGCGCGAATACCTTGTATCTTGCCGTGGGATTTCTCTCCTGGAGCCGTGATGACAAGGACGACAAACGTTATCGTGCCCCGTTGATTCTTATCCCTATCGTGCTTAATCGTAAAAGCATGCGTGAGGGGTTTAGCCAGACCCTGCATGATGATGAAGCACGCTTTAACCCAACCCTGGTGCAGATGCTACGCCAGGATTTTGAACTTGAACTACCAGTCGCTCAGGGTGAGTTACCTAAAGATGACCATGGATTGGATATCCATAAAATTTGGAGACAAGTATCCCAGGCCGTAAAAGAGATTAAAGGCTGGGAGGTATCGGAAGAGGTTGTTCTTTCCACCTTCTCCTTCGCCAAGTACCTGATGTGGAAAGACCTGGTTGATCGCACCGATCAGCTAAAACAAAACCCGGTGGTACGTCATCTGATTGAGACGCCACGTGATCCTTATCTGAGCACGGTCAGTTTTCCCGATCCCAAACAGCTGGATCAACTTCATGGACCCGAAGAAACCTTCTGCCCACTAGCGGCAGATTCATCTCAGCTTTCAGCGGTGATGGCGGCGGCCAAGGGCAAAAACTTTGTTCTGATCGGCCCACCAGGTACCGGCAAAAGTCAGACCATCGCTAACATGATTGCCCAGTGTCTGGCAGAGCAAAAAACCGTGCTATTTGTCTCTGAAAAGATCGCCGCACTGGACGTGGTCTATCGCCGTCTACGCGATGTAGGACTGGGCGATTTTTGTCTGGAGCTGCACTCAAGCAAGACGCGTAAGTTGGATGTACTGCAACAACTGGGTCGTGCCTGGGATTCCAAAGGCGGCATTGATGCCAATGAGTGGAACAGAGAGGCTGGCAAGCTTAAAGCCCTGCGTGATCAGCTTAATGGCTTTGTCAGGCAGCTTCATTGTAAACGGCATAATGGTCTGACAGCATATCGCGCTATCGGCCAGATTGTCGCCGGTCAGGAGATTGCAAAACTTGGTCTGCAATGGCCCAACATGGATGCGCATGATGTTGATGCCTTGGATCGGCTACGGGCGTTGGCAGACCGCCTGGATGTGAACGCCAGTGAAGTGGGTAAAATTGCCGATAGCCCATTGGCGCAAATATTCCACGATGATTGGTCTCCCCATTGGCAGCAGGAAATCATTCAGACAGCCCAGCAGCTGGTACCTAAATCGGGACAACTGGAAACCTCCGCAGAGTCTTTTAGCAAGGCGCTGGGTTTATCTGTAAGCAATCTTGACGAGCGCAGTCGTCATGGTTTATCGCTACTGGCAAACACCTTGCCTAAGGCTGCCGGTTACGATTGGCGTTTTGTATTGCGTCCCGATGTCCGCCGTTTGATGGACGATCTTGAAAAAGGCACGCAATACATCAAACAGCATCAACAGACCTTCCAACAACTCTCAGCGCCTTATCGAGAAGAGGTCATCCAAATTGAAGTGGATGGCTTGAATGAGCAGTGGCAAAAGGCAGGGAAAGCTTTTTGGCCTATGAGCTGGTTGGGTAAACGTAGCGTACAAAAAGTACTGGCCGGTTTTATTCAGGGTAAACATCAAATTGACGTGGCCGCAGATCTGGAGAAAATAAAACAGCTTAAAGGACTTGAGGCCAACATTTCCGAACTGGACGACCTTGGTGCTAAAACGGCAGGTTTGTGGAATGGTCTTAAGACGCGATTGGATGAGGCTGCGCAAGCGCAGCAATTTCATCAAGCCTTGTCTGAATCGATTGCCGCTCTAGCAACAGATGCAGACACACTCACCGCAATAAAATCGGCAATGGAAAAACTGCTGGGTGATGGCAATGCCTTGCTCGATGCCGCAGGGCCAGTCACTGGTGCAGGTAACCATTATCTCAAGGCATTGGCAGCGTTCAATACTGCCCTGGATGGATTCGCCTCGAAAGCTGGCGTCACTGTCGCTGAGATGATGACAAACGCCGGCGATAGTCCAGCTGGAATTGCCGAGCTCTGCACCGCTATTCCACCCATGGAGCCCAAACTCCATGCCTGGTGTGCATGGCGCAAGGTCCGTAAAGAGGCCGTGTCACTGAGGCTGGAACCGTTGGTCGTGGGCATAGAGCAAGGCCTTGTTGAGCTGGGTAATGTGCAAGAAGCCTTTGAGGCGGATTATTGCCGCTGGTGGCTCAATAGCATGGTTGATGGCGATGAGGTATTGCGTGGGTTTGTTTCCGCCGAGCATGAAAAGCGCATCGCTAATTTCAATGAACTGGATGATCGTTTTACCCAGTTGACCCAAAGTTATATCCACGCCGGATTGTGTGCCGACCTCCCAGATCAGGACAGCGTTACCAAAAGTTCGGAATGGGGCATTCTTCGTCGAGAGATGCAGAAAAAACGGGCCCACAAGCCCTTGCGTGAATTAATCGGTTTAATGCCTGGCACCATCACCAAACTGACGCCTTGTTTGTTGATGAGTCCGCTTTCCATCGCCCAATACCTTTCAGCAGAAACCGCGCTATTTGATTTAGTGGTATTCGACGAAGCATCACAAATCCCTGTTTGGGATGCCATCGGTGCCATTGCCCGTGGCAAACAGGTGGTGATGGTGGGCGATCCAAAACAGCTACCTCCCACCTCATTTTTTAATCGTGGCGAATCGGGCGGCGATGATGATGTTGATTCAGATGTAGAGACCGACTTGGAAAGCATTCTGGACGAGTGCATCGGTGCCAACCTGCCTACACTGAATATCAACTGGCATTACCGCAGCCGTCACGAAAGCCTGATTGCCTTCTCTAATCATCGCTACTACGGTGGTGAATTGGTAACGTTCCCATCGCCGATAACAGATGACCGCGCTGTCAGCTTTCGTTGGGTAGAGGAGGGTGTCTATGAGAAAGGTGGCGCCAGAATCAATAAACCCGAAGCAAAGGCCCTGGTTAATGAAGTGGTGGCCAAATTACGTGACAAACATTTTCAGGCATCCAAACACACCATTGGCATCGTTACTTTCAACTCAGAACAACAACGCCTTATCGAAGACTTGCTCGACGAAGCACGCCGCCAGCATCCTGACATCGAACCCTATTTTTCCGAAGATGCACTAGAACCGGTGTTCGTCAAAAATCTTGAAAGTGTTCAGGGTGATGAGCGCGACCACATGTACTTCTCTATCGGCTACGGCCCGGATGTTACCGGCAAGGTCTCAATGAACTTCGGCCCCATGAACAAAAGTGGCGGCGAACGCCGTCTCAATGTTGCCGTAACCCGTGCCCGGCACGCATTGCGGGTTTTCTCCAGCTTACGCCCCGAACAGATTGACCTGTCCCGCACCCAATCCATGGGTGTCAGGGATCTTAAGCACTTTTTGGAATTCGCAGAGCGTGGTGCCCGTGCACTAGCAGAAGCTGTCACCGGCTCGATTGGCGACTACGATAGTCCATTCGAAGAAGCAGTAGCAGAAGCCTTAAGACGCAAAGGCTGGCAAGTACACTCACAAGTGGGCGTCTCATCATTCCGCATCGACCTGGGTGTGGTCGACCCCGATGCACCCGGCAGATACCTCGCCGGTGTCGAATGTGATGGTGCCACCTACCACCGTTCTGCAACGGCCCGAGATCGCGACAAAATAAGAGAACGGGTATTGCGTGGTTTGGGTTGGGAGATTGCTCGCATCTGGTCCACTGACTGGTGGCACGACGCCGCAGGTGCGCTCGACAAAGTACATACAGAGCTGGAACGTCTACTAGAACAGCAACGGGCCAAACACGTTGAAAGACATAAGATAGAAACGGCCGTTGTTGAGAAAACGAATGTACCGAAAACGATCTGTCCAGCTCAACAAGAAGATCTAGTTGAAGAAGCAACTTTAAAAGTCGCCAGCTCCGTTTATGCACGTAACAACGCAAGCATTGAGCCAGAGCAGAAAACAGATCAGCTGATGTTTCATGATGCTGATCCCGCCTCCGTAGTCACAGACGTCAATCCAGATACTTTCTTTAATGCTGAATATGATGCAGCTCTGCAAACCATGATTGCCCATGTCATCGAAATCGAAGGCCCCGTGCGTGATGACGTACTCGCCAAACGCATCGCCCGCGCCCACGGCTGGGTACGTACCGGTAATCGAATACGCGACAGAGTGTTTCAAATTGCCGAAAAGCAATATCCGATTACCATCGAGGAGGTCGGGCGATTCTTTTGGCCAGAGGAGATTGATACGAGTGAATGGCAAGTATTTCGTTATTCGGAAAATGGCAGACGACCGGTGGATGAGATTTCAAGCCAAGAATTAAATGCATTAGCCAGACATGCACATCAGAAGTGTGATTCGGTAGATGACAGCGTTTCGGAAATGGCTCGTTTGATTGGGGTTCGGCGGGTGATGGAAGAGGTTAGGGAGAGGCTTGTAAATTGTATCTCAATGAATAGAGGGAAATGA
- a CDS encoding TPM domain-containing protein, translating to MTRLLTEADKATVSEAIKQAELRTTGELITVIAPASDDYWFIPSLWASLIALTVPAIFILIGTWWDTTTLFSIQIGTFLVLVTLFRIPLLKYALVPKSIKHLRASRVAREQFFLQGLQNTEGRTGILLFVSVAEHYVEVIADKGINDRVPEGTWDKVVRDFVLKVKEKQHMQGFVAAIEDCGNILAEHFPAQAGNKNELSNHLIEL from the coding sequence ATGACACGTTTGCTCACAGAGGCAGATAAAGCGACCGTTAGTGAAGCCATCAAACAGGCCGAACTCCGTACCACCGGTGAGTTGATCACGGTGATTGCACCAGCGAGTGATGATTACTGGTTTATTCCAAGCCTATGGGCATCACTGATTGCCTTAACGGTACCAGCCATATTCATACTGATAGGGACCTGGTGGGATACCACAACGTTGTTCTCCATTCAGATCGGCACATTCCTGGTACTGGTGACGCTTTTCCGGATTCCCCTGTTAAAGTACGCACTGGTACCGAAAAGTATCAAGCACCTGCGTGCCTCACGTGTCGCAAGGGAACAGTTCTTTTTGCAAGGCCTGCAAAACACAGAAGGGCGCACGGGTATCCTGCTGTTTGTATCGGTGGCGGAACATTATGTGGAAGTGATTGCCGATAAGGGGATCAACGATAGAGTACCAGAAGGGACATGGGATAAGGTCGTCCGTGACTTTGTTTTAAAAGTAAAAGAAAAACAACACATGCAGGGATTTGTTGCCGCAATTGAAGATTGTGGAAATATATTGGCTGAACATTTCCCGGCTCAGGCCGGCAATAAGAATGAGCTTTCCAATCACTTAATCGAACTTTGA
- a CDS encoding TPM domain-containing protein, with protein MSRDYHRRWVQLLAIGVVFWLFATGLQAAPDFPELTGRVVDTANLLSNVDEQQLTQQLKAHEDKTTNQVVVVTLNTLQGYDIADYGYQLGRHWGIGQADENNGVLLIVAPNQRKTRIEVGYGLEGTLTDSLSKQIIDYEMIPRFKKEDFAGGIKNGTAAITGILSGSIDAKAFKKSRPVKKNYFQKMIGFIFITLILGFFLKAWLGIFKSSMVVFGGNLGIGYLMSGLEFGFLVALASTVVHLFNNIDGGRGGRFGGGYYGGGYGSGGGFGSGGFGGGGGSFGGGGASGGW; from the coding sequence ATTTCTCGCGACTACCATCGTCGGTGGGTACAGCTTCTCGCTATAGGCGTTGTATTCTGGCTGTTTGCGACCGGCCTGCAGGCGGCTCCGGATTTCCCCGAGCTGACAGGGCGTGTCGTTGATACGGCCAACCTGTTGTCCAATGTGGACGAACAGCAACTGACTCAACAGTTAAAGGCACATGAAGACAAGACCACCAACCAGGTTGTTGTCGTCACGCTGAATACTCTGCAGGGCTATGATATTGCGGACTACGGTTATCAACTGGGACGACATTGGGGGATTGGTCAGGCGGATGAAAACAATGGTGTATTACTCATTGTAGCGCCAAATCAACGCAAGACCCGCATCGAAGTGGGGTATGGGTTAGAAGGCACACTGACCGATTCCCTGTCGAAACAAATTATCGATTATGAAATGATCCCGCGCTTTAAGAAGGAAGATTTCGCCGGCGGCATTAAAAATGGAACCGCCGCCATTACTGGCATTTTGAGTGGGTCGATTGATGCAAAGGCCTTTAAAAAATCTCGGCCTGTTAAGAAGAATTATTTTCAAAAAATGATCGGTTTTATCTTTATCACATTAATTTTGGGTTTCTTTTTAAAGGCGTGGCTTGGGATTTTTAAATCATCCATGGTTGTGTTCGGTGGCAACCTTGGTATTGGTTATTTGATGAGTGGTCTTGAATTTGGTTTTCTGGTCGCGCTGGCGTCGACGGTGGTCCATCTATTTAATAACATCGATGGTGGACGTGGTGGCAGATTTGGCGGCGGATATTATGGCGGAGGGTATGGTAGTGGTGGCGGCTTCGGCAGCGGTGGCTTCGGTGGGGGTGGTGGTTCATTTGGGGGCGGCGGTGCCTCGGGAGGATGGTAA
- a CDS encoding LemA family protein — protein sequence MTIKHMNQTAWLLGLGLLLLNLSGCGINNIPTYDEEAKAKWSQVLNTYQRRADLVPNLVSTVKGFAAQEKEVLTAVVEARSKVAGMKVDESLINNPQAFQAFQENQAALSSALSRLLVTVERYPELKSSQNFITLQSQLEGTENRIAVARRDYIEAVKRYNTELRTIPGKWWKSFLYPESEPMANFTVEEAVQQVPEVKF from the coding sequence ATGACCATCAAACATATGAATCAAACTGCATGGCTTTTGGGACTGGGTTTATTGTTACTCAATCTATCCGGCTGCGGCATCAATAATATCCCCACGTATGATGAAGAAGCCAAAGCCAAGTGGTCACAGGTATTGAATACCTATCAGCGTCGTGCCGATCTGGTACCCAACCTGGTGAGTACGGTCAAAGGCTTTGCGGCGCAGGAAAAAGAAGTGCTCACCGCGGTGGTCGAAGCCCGTTCCAAGGTAGCGGGCATGAAGGTCGATGAATCGCTCATAAACAATCCGCAGGCATTTCAGGCATTCCAGGAAAACCAGGCAGCATTGAGTTCAGCCTTGTCACGGTTATTGGTGACGGTAGAACGGTATCCAGAACTGAAATCTTCGCAAAACTTTATTACGCTGCAAAGCCAGTTGGAAGGCACCGAAAATCGTATTGCCGTTGCCCGACGGGATTATATCGAAGCGGTAAAACGCTATAACACCGAGCTGCGAACGATTCCGGGCAAGTGGTGGAAAAGCTTTCTTTACCCCGAGAGTGAACCGATGGCGAACTTCACGGTAGAGGAAGCAGTGCAACAGGTCCCTGAGGTGAAATTCTAG
- a CDS encoding chemotaxis response regulator protein-glutamate methylesterase, translating into MSKIKVLIIDDSALVRQMLTAMLNSAPDIEVIGVAHDPLMAREKIKALNPDVLTLDVEMPRMDGLTFLSNLMRLRPMPVVMVSSLTEKGADITLEALELGAIDFVSKPKTDLAHTLEKYADEIIAKVRIASQARVSALSREVAGPKASTRLSADAILAKKAHARHFRTTDRILAIGASTGGTEAIKEVLLRLPADTPGTVISQHIPAAFSGPFAARMDGLSAMTVCEATDGQQIVTGHVYIAPGNRHLLVERDGARYICRLNNGPEVNRHKPSVDVMFRSVAQNVGANAIAVILTGMGNDGAQGMKEMQEAGSPTIAQDEKTSVVWGMPGEAVKLGGVDQILPLLKIPEAVLKLIARK; encoded by the coding sequence ATGAGCAAGATCAAAGTCCTGATTATCGACGACTCCGCCCTGGTACGGCAGATGCTCACCGCGATGCTCAACAGCGCCCCCGACATCGAAGTGATCGGCGTCGCCCACGACCCGCTGATGGCCAGGGAAAAGATCAAGGCGCTGAATCCCGACGTCCTCACCCTGGACGTGGAAATGCCGCGCATGGACGGCCTGACCTTCCTCTCCAATCTGATGCGCCTGCGCCCCATGCCCGTGGTGATGGTCTCATCGCTCACCGAAAAGGGCGCCGACATCACCCTGGAGGCGCTGGAGCTGGGGGCCATCGATTTTGTCTCCAAGCCCAAGACCGATCTGGCCCACACCCTGGAAAAATACGCCGACGAGATCATCGCCAAGGTACGCATCGCCTCCCAGGCCAGGGTCAGCGCCCTGAGCCGCGAGGTTGCGGGCCCAAAGGCCTCCACCCGCCTCTCGGCCGACGCCATCCTGGCCAAAAAGGCCCACGCCCGACACTTCAGAACCACCGACCGCATCCTCGCCATCGGCGCCTCCACCGGCGGCACCGAGGCCATCAAGGAAGTGCTGCTACGCCTGCCGGCCGACACCCCCGGCACCGTCATCTCCCAACATATACCCGCAGCCTTCAGCGGCCCCTTCGCCGCCCGCATGGACGGCCTCTCCGCCATGACCGTCTGTGAAGCGACCGACGGCCAGCAGATCGTCACCGGCCACGTCTACATCGCCCCCGGCAACCGCCACCTGCTGGTCGAGCGCGACGGCGCCCGCTACATCTGCCGCCTCAACAACGGCCCCGAGGTCAACCGCCACAAACCCTCGGTCGACGTCATGTTCCGCTCTGTCGCCCAAAACGTCGGCGCCAACGCCATCGCCGTCATCCTCACCGGCATGGGCAACGACGGCGCACAGGGCATGAAAGAGATGCAGGAGGCCGGATCCCCCACCATCGCCCAGGACGAAAAGACCAGCGTCGTCTGGGGCATGCCCGGCGAAGCCGTCAAACTCGGCGGCGTCGACCAGATCCTGCCCCTGCTCAAAATCCCCGAGGCCGTGCTCAAACTCATCGCCAGGAAATAG
- the cheD gene encoding chemoreceptor glutamine deamidase CheD: MANPAHSEELPRALNGFAHIKRYWDKSNDTLVAKILPGELYVTRHNEMITTVLGSCISACIRDPYAGVGGMNHFMLPISKNVGIKDSDAARYGNFAMEHLINEILKNGAQRKNLEVKLFGGGRVLSHMTDVGKRNIEFALEYIRLEGLTLISDDLGDIFPRKIQYDPITGKARMKKLRTMHNRTVAEREVAYMHEIDLAPASGDIELF, from the coding sequence ATGGCCAATCCGGCCCACTCGGAAGAATTGCCGCGCGCGCTGAACGGCTTTGCGCACATCAAACGCTACTGGGACAAGTCCAACGACACCCTCGTCGCCAAGATCCTGCCCGGCGAGCTGTACGTGACGCGCCATAATGAAATGATCACCACCGTATTGGGCTCGTGTATCTCCGCCTGCATCCGCGACCCCTATGCCGGCGTGGGCGGGATGAACCACTTCATGTTACCCATTTCCAAAAACGTCGGCATCAAGGACAGCGACGCGGCGCGCTACGGAAATTTCGCCATGGAGCACCTGATCAACGAGATCCTCAAGAATGGCGCGCAGCGCAAAAACCTCGAGGTCAAACTGTTCGGCGGCGGGCGGGTGCTGTCGCACATGACCGATGTCGGCAAGCGCAATATCGAGTTCGCCCTGGAATACATCCGCCTCGAAGGCCTGACCCTGATCTCCGACGACCTCGGCGACATCTTTCCGCGCAAGATCCAGTACGACCCCATCACCGGCAAGGCGCGCATGAAAAAGCTGCGCACCATGCACAACCGCACCGTGGCCGAACGCGAAGTGGCCTACATGCACGAGATCGACCTGGCCCCGGCCTCGGGCGATATCGAGCTGTTTTGA
- a CDS encoding protein-glutamate O-methyltransferase CheR gives MPDNRALQLDSGQAREFSFTRKDFQFIRELVAERTGIMLSDNKRDLVYGRLSRRLRDLQLATFREYCQLLEKGHDDEMVQFVNAITTNLTSFFREDHHFEFLGKTLLPNIMQQKTQANAERRIRIWSAGCSTGEEPYSIAMVVKEALAATKQGRGESWDVRILATDLDTKVLAKASNGVYEQNRVEGMTKSRLQKWIKKGSGDNAGKVRMSPELRELITFKQLNLMNDWPMKGPFDLIFCRNVVIYFNKPTQQVLFDRYADLLGHDGHLFLGHSETMFQKTERYRLIGKTIYQKEK, from the coding sequence ATGCCAGACAACAGAGCGCTGCAACTGGACTCAGGGCAGGCGCGCGAGTTCAGCTTTACCAGAAAGGATTTCCAGTTTATCCGTGAGCTGGTCGCGGAGCGCACCGGCATCATGCTCTCGGACAACAAACGCGATCTGGTCTATGGCCGACTGTCGCGACGCTTGCGCGATTTGCAGTTAGCGACCTTCCGCGAATACTGCCAGCTGCTGGAAAAGGGCCACGACGACGAGATGGTGCAGTTCGTCAACGCCATTACCACCAATCTGACCTCGTTCTTTCGCGAGGATCACCACTTTGAGTTTCTCGGCAAGACACTGTTGCCGAATATCATGCAGCAAAAGACCCAGGCAAACGCCGAGCGCCGTATCCGCATCTGGTCGGCGGGCTGTTCCACCGGCGAAGAACCCTATTCCATCGCCATGGTGGTGAAGGAGGCGCTGGCTGCGACGAAACAGGGCAGGGGCGAAAGCTGGGATGTGCGCATCCTCGCCACCGACCTGGACACCAAGGTGCTGGCCAAGGCCAGCAACGGCGTCTATGAGCAGAACCGGGTGGAGGGTATGACAAAATCGCGCCTGCAAAAATGGATCAAAAAAGGCAGCGGCGATAATGCGGGAAAGGTGCGCATGTCGCCCGAGCTGCGGGAGCTGATCACCTTCAAGCAACTCAACCTGATGAACGACTGGCCCATGAAGGGCCCGTTTGACCTGATCTTCTGCCGCAACGTGGTGATCTACTTCAACAAGCCCACCCAGCAGGTGCTGTTTGACCGCTATGCCGACCTGCTCGGGCACGATGGCCATCTGTTTCTCGGACACTCGGAGACCATGTTCCAGAAAACGGAACGCTACCGCCTGATCGGCAAAACCATTTATCAGAAAGAGAAATAG